From Streptomyces sp. GSL17-111, one genomic window encodes:
- a CDS encoding NUDIX hydrolase has product MANNGRNGQWYPPTWPDRIRAHRRGELTPVAPRRAATVMLLRDGAGTDAGPEVHMIRRRASMAFAGGAYAYPGGAVDPRDEAEVRWGGPDRTAWAHRLGVGPAEAQAVVCAAVRETFEEAGVLLAGPDARTVVADTTGEDWEADRRALVERELSFAAFLARRDLVLRSDLLGAWARWITPEFEERRYDTWFFVAALPPGQRTRNASTEADRTVWTAPADAAAGYDRGELLMMPPTIATLRDLAALDSAGEALTASAGRDLTPVLAEVTLEGEEIVLSWPGHEEFEKRILPR; this is encoded by the coding sequence ATGGCGAACAACGGCCGGAACGGTCAGTGGTACCCGCCGACGTGGCCGGACCGCATCCGCGCCCACCGGCGCGGCGAGCTCACCCCCGTGGCGCCCCGGCGGGCCGCCACCGTCATGCTGCTGCGCGACGGCGCCGGGACGGACGCCGGGCCCGAGGTGCACATGATCCGGCGCCGGGCGTCGATGGCCTTCGCGGGCGGCGCCTACGCCTACCCCGGCGGCGCCGTCGATCCGCGCGACGAGGCGGAGGTGCGCTGGGGCGGCCCGGACCGCACCGCGTGGGCGCACCGGCTCGGGGTCGGCCCCGCCGAGGCGCAGGCCGTCGTCTGCGCGGCGGTGCGGGAGACCTTCGAGGAGGCGGGCGTCCTGCTCGCCGGCCCGGACGCGCGGACCGTCGTCGCGGACACCACCGGCGAGGACTGGGAGGCCGACCGCCGGGCCCTCGTCGAGCGCGAGCTGTCCTTCGCCGCGTTCCTCGCCCGCCGCGACCTCGTCCTGCGCAGCGACCTGCTCGGCGCCTGGGCCCGCTGGATCACGCCGGAGTTCGAGGAGCGCCGCTACGACACCTGGTTCTTCGTCGCCGCCCTGCCCCCGGGCCAGCGCACCCGCAACGCCTCCACCGAGGCCGACCGTACGGTGTGGACCGCCCCCGCCGACGCGGCCGCCGGGTACGACCGGGGCGAGCTGCTGATGATGCCGCCCACCATCGCCACCCTCCGCGACCTGGCGGCGCTCGACTCGGCGGGCGAGGCCCTCACCGCGTCCGCCGGACGCGACCTGACGCCGGTCCTGGCGGAGGTCACACTGGAGGGTGAGGAGATCGTGCTCAGCTGGCCCGGGCACGAGGAGTTCGAGAAGAGGATCCTGCCCCGATGA
- a CDS encoding ATP-binding protein: MKNVMSRLQPEGYQAPSRIGYRYLDDRIMLDRDGAYTLVSVPTRSWELMSPLDKRAALAQMYAMLSGLPRGAAHHTRLITTEFPFNADLWAERLDERTQRHGIPAKGWPLLLADVRERINAADWPIKRVYLVIRLGDRASYDGAWGRVQRLLDQVRKPLDLDDEMPPPAEVAVWHDAADDVRNTLRGSPLRCQPVGRQEAEMLLLHLTHPGLPAPDPSAVPPQRYGPGELQALCGGEVTREPLGRVGKYQYKCLRHETVTGTSYQLWFALSIGPDEVNFPGTLWLNGTEALPFPVVQSVGFEIQELSDTRKDADRALRNIEEQFFNDEEAGVATDLTYHQKKEMVTQMKFLVDQHRTPFLRMRALFGVSATDKELLRDRARDLVRAMRESGYTMDAPPTHQKFFFYESLPGGRTRDSDYIRRVPLDYLAAGMPHISPSVGDGEGLYQGYTIGPGGQPAEPVFLDHMLYATASQLAPTEGVPGDPGGGKTVSRGLKPVWEDALRGITQIVWDPKGDYLVLKKYAEELGLNPDKVLCINIYDAEPGVLDPAAQAETPEEAAQLMRETLLRLIPDLLAGQNGSDFGDVVRQAVGAAIAEGNGTTYLMRVVEILEAWEKLPPSPTNINQERCRQFSGSPGRRFREVSGTRLGQLVFGRATRPFRIPVGYTVIFCTLGLQMPDPGKTPESMSERELLSDVIAGLMADNTWNIMATLDPAIPKAITWDEWHTSKDNPRARTLVDRIKRLGRSRNTFLRLISQSAADFDSSFVTGVWAFGTTSKEEAAKTCAFLGVEPDDDNTGVVLALGSGEKGVCVVKDRTGKLARVKVEFIYDFVLDIFDTNPEKDPDKMARIIAEIFGDEAAAARQRIDRPKDEDAVSLEKDGQDDDPVPTAALFDRG; encoded by the coding sequence ATGAAGAACGTGATGTCCCGGCTGCAGCCGGAGGGCTACCAGGCCCCGTCGCGGATCGGGTACCGGTACCTGGACGACCGGATCATGCTCGACCGCGACGGCGCCTACACGCTCGTCAGCGTGCCGACGCGCAGCTGGGAGCTGATGAGCCCGCTCGACAAGCGGGCCGCCCTCGCCCAGATGTACGCCATGCTCTCCGGGCTGCCGCGCGGCGCCGCGCACCACACGCGGCTGATCACCACGGAGTTCCCGTTCAACGCCGACCTGTGGGCCGAGCGGCTGGACGAGCGGACGCAGCGGCACGGCATCCCGGCCAAGGGCTGGCCGCTGCTGCTCGCCGACGTCCGCGAGCGCATCAACGCGGCGGACTGGCCGATCAAGCGCGTCTACCTCGTCATCCGCCTGGGCGACCGGGCGTCCTACGACGGCGCCTGGGGCCGCGTCCAACGCCTGCTCGACCAGGTGCGCAAGCCCCTGGACCTCGACGACGAGATGCCGCCGCCGGCGGAGGTCGCCGTCTGGCACGACGCCGCGGACGACGTCCGCAACACGCTGCGCGGCTCGCCGCTGCGCTGCCAGCCCGTGGGGCGCCAGGAGGCGGAGATGCTGCTCCTCCACCTCACCCACCCCGGCCTGCCCGCGCCCGACCCGTCCGCCGTGCCGCCCCAGCGCTACGGGCCCGGCGAGCTCCAGGCCCTGTGCGGCGGCGAGGTCACCCGCGAGCCGCTGGGCCGCGTCGGCAAGTACCAGTACAAGTGCCTGCGCCACGAGACGGTCACCGGCACCTCCTACCAGCTGTGGTTCGCGCTCTCCATCGGGCCGGACGAGGTCAACTTCCCCGGCACGCTCTGGCTCAACGGCACCGAGGCGCTGCCGTTCCCCGTCGTCCAGTCGGTCGGTTTCGAGATCCAGGAGCTGTCCGACACCCGCAAGGACGCCGACCGGGCCCTGCGCAACATCGAGGAGCAGTTCTTCAACGACGAGGAGGCCGGGGTCGCCACCGACCTCACGTACCACCAGAAGAAGGAGATGGTCACCCAGATGAAGTTCCTGGTGGACCAGCACCGCACGCCGTTCCTGCGGATGCGGGCCCTCTTCGGCGTCTCCGCGACCGACAAGGAGCTCCTGCGCGACCGCGCCCGCGACCTCGTCCGCGCCATGCGGGAGAGCGGCTACACGATGGACGCGCCGCCCACGCACCAGAAGTTCTTCTTCTACGAGTCGCTGCCCGGGGGCCGCACCCGGGACTCCGACTACATCCGCCGCGTGCCGCTGGACTACCTGGCCGCCGGCATGCCGCACATCTCCCCCTCCGTCGGGGACGGCGAGGGGCTCTACCAGGGCTACACGATCGGCCCCGGCGGCCAGCCGGCCGAGCCCGTCTTCCTGGATCACATGCTGTACGCGACGGCCTCCCAACTCGCGCCCACCGAGGGCGTGCCGGGCGACCCGGGCGGCGGCAAGACCGTCAGCCGGGGCCTGAAGCCGGTGTGGGAGGACGCGCTGCGCGGGATCACCCAGATCGTCTGGGACCCCAAGGGCGACTACCTGGTGCTCAAGAAGTACGCGGAGGAGCTCGGCCTCAACCCGGACAAGGTCCTCTGCATCAACATCTACGACGCCGAGCCCGGCGTCCTGGACCCGGCGGCCCAGGCGGAGACGCCGGAGGAGGCCGCGCAGCTGATGCGCGAGACGCTGCTGCGGCTCATCCCCGACCTGCTCGCCGGGCAGAACGGCAGCGACTTCGGCGACGTCGTGCGGCAGGCCGTCGGCGCGGCCATCGCCGAGGGGAACGGCACCACCTACCTCATGCGCGTCGTGGAGATCCTGGAGGCGTGGGAGAAGCTGCCGCCGTCGCCGACCAACATCAACCAGGAGCGGTGCCGCCAGTTCTCCGGCTCGCCGGGGCGCCGCTTCCGCGAGGTCTCGGGCACCCGGCTCGGGCAGCTCGTCTTCGGGCGGGCGACGCGGCCCTTCCGCATCCCGGTCGGCTACACGGTCATCTTCTGCACGCTCGGTCTCCAGATGCCCGACCCCGGCAAGACGCCGGAGAGCATGTCCGAGCGGGAGCTGCTGTCCGACGTGATCGCCGGTCTGATGGCCGACAACACCTGGAACATCATGGCCACGCTCGACCCGGCCATCCCGAAGGCCATCACCTGGGACGAGTGGCACACCAGCAAGGACAACCCCCGGGCGCGCACGCTCGTCGACCGCATCAAGCGGCTCGGCCGGTCCCGGAACACCTTCCTGCGCCTCATCTCGCAGTCCGCGGCCGACTTCGACTCCAGCTTCGTCACGGGCGTGTGGGCCTTCGGCACCACGTCGAAGGAGGAGGCGGCGAAGACGTGCGCGTTCCTGGGCGTGGAGCCGGACGACGACAACACGGGCGTGGTCCTCGCACTCGGCAGCGGCGAGAAGGGCGTGTGCGTCGTCAAGGACCGCACGGGCAAACTCGCCCGCGTGAAGGTCGAGTTCATCTACGACTTCGTGCTCGACATCTTCGACACGAACCCGGAGAAGGACCCGGACAAGATGGCCCGCATCATCGCCGAGATCTTCGGCGACGAGGCCGCGGCCGCCCGGCAGCGGATCGACCGTCCGAAGGACGAGGACGCCGTCTCGCTGGAGAAGGACGGGCAGGACGACGATCCGGTGCCGACGGCGGCCTTGTTCGACCGGGGGTGA
- a CDS encoding MinD/ParA family ATP-binding protein — protein MREAGRPDVWDAAQPPPSQDSTLALRLDSARVPEPEPDDDELPPAYARQLPAAAPHADVPPADLRHPAVPNPDLRHPAVPPDVPPTGVPLPPPPPRPAPLPGTPPVPAPAPAPAPAPLDPRGRADGRAPAAAPAPPSSEVSELSEAARTSGTSSPRSPWRRIGGLGARAVGSAERRRLERLTTPARRPYRLSVTSIKGGVGKTTTSAMLGLTLARYRDDRVVTVDANPHAGTLADRLLGERVMPTVRDLVDAELRERRLGSRGLTEPGHIGQYLGQAGRLMVAAGEQSSDLSETLDEERYRVCQDVLERAFDVIITDSGTGMRHSAMRGTLAATDRLLVVAAPRFDAARRAAKTLDEVHARGYPHLVRDAVVVITMDAPKTTGINVRTLVDYFRQLCTYVVRIPYDQHLYAGGTIHYDRVSPATRGAYMDLAAALAEGFADPPPGR, from the coding sequence ATGCGGGAAGCGGGCCGCCCGGACGTCTGGGACGCGGCGCAGCCGCCCCCCTCGCAGGACTCCACCCTGGCGCTGCGGCTGGACAGCGCCCGCGTCCCCGAACCCGAACCGGACGACGACGAACTGCCGCCCGCCTACGCCCGTCAGCTGCCCGCCGCCGCCCCGCACGCGGACGTCCCGCCCGCCGACCTCCGGCACCCCGCCGTCCCGAACCCCGACCTTCGGCACCCCGCCGTCCCGCCCGACGTCCCGCCCACCGGTGTCCCGCTGCCGCCGCCACCGCCCCGGCCGGCACCGCTCCCGGGCACCCCGCCCGTGCCCGCGCCCGCACCGGCCCCCGCGCCCGCACCGCTCGATCCGCGCGGGCGGGCGGACGGGCGCGCCCCGGCCGCCGCACCGGCTCCCCCAAGCTCCGAGGTCTCCGAGCTCTCCGAAGCGGCCCGCACGTCCGGCACGTCCTCGCCCCGCTCCCCCTGGCGCCGGATCGGCGGGCTCGGCGCGCGCGCCGTCGGCTCGGCCGAGCGGAGGCGCCTGGAACGGCTGACCACCCCCGCCCGGCGCCCGTACCGGCTGAGTGTGACCAGCATCAAGGGCGGTGTCGGCAAGACGACCACCTCGGCGATGCTGGGCCTGACGCTCGCCCGGTACCGCGACGACCGCGTCGTCACGGTGGACGCCAACCCCCACGCGGGCACGCTCGCCGACCGTCTCCTCGGGGAACGCGTCATGCCCACCGTCCGGGATCTCGTCGACGCGGAGCTGCGCGAGCGGCGGCTCGGCTCCCGGGGGCTGACGGAGCCGGGCCACATCGGCCAGTACCTCGGGCAGGCGGGGCGGCTCATGGTGGCGGCCGGTGAGCAGAGTTCGGACCTCAGCGAGACCCTGGACGAGGAGCGGTACCGGGTCTGCCAGGACGTCCTGGAGCGGGCCTTCGACGTCATCATCACCGACAGCGGCACCGGCATGCGGCACTCGGCCATGCGCGGGACGCTCGCGGCCACCGACCGGCTGCTCGTCGTGGCCGCGCCCCGGTTCGACGCCGCCCGCCGCGCCGCGAAGACGCTGGACGAGGTGCACGCACGGGGCTACCCCCACCTCGTCCGGGACGCCGTCGTGGTGATCACCATGGACGCGCCGAAGACCACGGGCATCAACGTCAGGACGCTCGTGGACTACTTCCGGCAGCTGTGCACGTACGTGGTGCGGATCCCCTACGACCAGCACCTCTACGCGGGCGGCACCATCCACTACGACCGGGTCTCCCCGGCCACCCGGGGCGCCTACATGGACCTCGCGGCCGCCCTGGCCGAGGGGTTCGCCGACCCGCCGCCGGGGCGCTGA
- a CDS encoding conjugal transfer protein, with amino-acid sequence MTTPPRGSTQPPEEPRPPGGAPAGQDGRAQAHLPPLTEDMVIRAQPGPSERMRGLMGRQKQPSEPAPPGDTWTRTDGADPGPAPSLPEPGGKGRKERGQRGRRAVGGRGRQDREQAPGKADATGDTGTTGKPGKRGKAGKAPKGRVVSPAQKWAGARRAVIARRFLGVLAVLTLFFLAVTVNGKATPADVRAILDRQAEPEKDTFPDGAAQLWAAPVVKAFATYDAELAEQRAQALAPYAINGLDPQLGWNGSGRQSVLDMVIGRDVQRTGEDRGTVHATVQIQDGSWRCVAVPLYMVRREGTTSFGLTGAPVYTSCSGITTPPERQGGADNDTELAATFATELLPPFMAAWQQGDKTNLKRYLLPGVTSFGLGGAFTGSGTGGRPTVDDVFVPVPKKGDAGDRRTVTFTVTMLGLDGEAAQTSRYSVAAQRRDGQWYFAGDPTPPVGGTVNGGGGVPEVRPTEGPTDLFSPSQSPTPDPDTDPAD; translated from the coding sequence GTGACCACGCCGCCTCGGGGCAGCACGCAGCCGCCGGAGGAACCCCGCCCGCCCGGCGGCGCCCCCGCCGGGCAGGACGGCCGTGCGCAGGCGCACCTGCCGCCCCTGACCGAGGACATGGTCATCCGCGCGCAGCCCGGCCCGTCCGAGCGGATGCGGGGGCTGATGGGTCGACAGAAGCAGCCGTCGGAGCCGGCCCCGCCGGGCGACACCTGGACGCGGACGGACGGCGCCGACCCCGGCCCCGCCCCCTCGCTCCCGGAGCCCGGGGGTAAGGGCCGTAAGGAGCGCGGCCAGCGCGGACGCAGGGCCGTGGGCGGCCGGGGAAGGCAGGACCGGGAGCAGGCACCGGGGAAGGCCGACGCCACGGGCGACACCGGAACGACAGGGAAGCCGGGGAAGCGGGGAAAGGCGGGAAAGGCCCCCAAGGGCCGCGTCGTCTCGCCCGCCCAGAAGTGGGCGGGCGCGCGCCGGGCGGTGATAGCGCGCCGGTTCCTGGGCGTCCTGGCCGTCCTGACGCTGTTCTTCCTGGCCGTCACCGTGAACGGCAAGGCCACCCCCGCCGACGTGCGGGCGATCCTGGACCGGCAGGCCGAGCCGGAGAAGGACACCTTCCCCGACGGAGCGGCGCAGCTGTGGGCCGCCCCGGTCGTCAAGGCCTTCGCCACCTACGACGCGGAACTCGCCGAGCAGCGCGCCCAGGCTCTGGCCCCGTACGCGATCAACGGCCTGGATCCGCAGCTCGGCTGGAACGGCTCGGGACGGCAGAGCGTGCTCGACATGGTGATCGGCCGGGACGTCCAGCGCACCGGGGAGGACCGGGGGACCGTGCACGCGACCGTGCAGATCCAGGACGGCTCGTGGCGGTGCGTCGCCGTCCCGCTGTACATGGTGCGGCGCGAGGGCACGACGTCCTTCGGGCTCACCGGAGCACCCGTCTACACGTCGTGCTCGGGCATCACCACGCCGCCGGAGCGCCAGGGCGGGGCGGACAACGACACCGAGCTCGCCGCGACGTTCGCCACCGAGCTGCTGCCGCCCTTCATGGCCGCGTGGCAGCAGGGCGACAAGACGAACCTCAAGCGCTACCTGCTGCCCGGGGTCACGTCGTTCGGTCTCGGCGGCGCCTTCACCGGCTCGGGGACGGGCGGCCGTCCCACCGTCGACGACGTCTTCGTGCCGGTGCCGAAGAAGGGCGACGCGGGCGACCGCCGCACGGTGACGTTCACCGTGACGATGCTGGGCCTCGACGGCGAGGCGGCGCAGACCTCGCGGTACTCGGTCGCGGCGCAGCGGAGGGACGGCCAGTGGTACTTCGCCGGTGACCCGACGCCGCCGGTGGGCGGCACGGTGAACGGCGGCGGGGGCGTGCCCGAGGTCCGGCCCACGGAGGGCCCCACGGACCTGTTCTCGCCGAGCCAGTCGCCGACGCCCGACCCGGACACGGATCCCGCCGATTGA